The Saprospiraceae bacterium genomic interval TATAAAAGGTGTTTAATATAAGATTGATTGTTGCTTTGTCACCCTGGCGCAGGCTTTTGTAAAAAAGATTGGCGAGTTCGGGTACAAAATTAAATGCCGCTGAGGAATAGGTATTTACTCCAATGGAAAGATAGGCTTCAGCTATAATCTCTGCGGTAGGGACACCACCGATGTAAGAGAGTCTGTTGCCTACGGTTTTGATAGTATCATTGAGATCGGCCATGTTACCTGTTCCATCTTTTAGGCCTATAAAATTGGGGCATTGATCTGCCAGCTTTTTTATGTATTCAGCATTTAATACGCCATTGGATCGGTTATAATAAATCACCGGAAGGCTGGTACGGTCCATGATGGTTTTTGCATACGCGTAGGTGCCTTCAGGGGGACATTCAGTCAGGTAGGGCGGCATTAATAACAAAGCATGAATGCCGGCTTTTTCTGCGATTTTGGCAAACTGAATGGCTTCAGGAATACTCCGGCCCACGCTTGAGATTACGGGAGCATTATCTTTCACAACCTCACAAGCAGTTTTTACTATTTGAGTATACTCTTCCATGGACAGGGAGAAAAATTCGCCGGTGCCGCCAGCCACAAATACGGAAGACACCCCATGCTGCAAAAACCAGGCGATACGCTGAGCATAAGTATCAGGATGAAAATTGCCATGGTCATCCATATCTGTGATGGGGAAAGAAAGAAGGCCATCTTCCAAAGAGACTCGTATCTGGGATAGTTGAATAGACATATATAATTGTTTTTGCGAAAGTGTTTTGAGTCAAAAGTAATTAAGGCTATCTCTAACAACCTCCTTTTGCCCGAACGGTAATTTTAATAAAATTACCAAATAAGTTCTTATAAAATCATACTTCGTTGATTTTCAGTTATCCCGTCAAGATCGACGGGACTAGCGCCTTCAA includes:
- a CDS encoding 5-dehydro-4-deoxyglucarate dehydratase, encoding MSIQLSQIRVSLEDGLLSFPITDMDDHGNFHPDTYAQRIAWFLQHGVSSVFVAGGTGEFFSLSMEEYTQIVKTACEVVKDNAPVISSVGRSIPEAIQFAKIAEKAGIHALLLMPPYLTECPPEGTYAYAKTIMDRTSLPVIYYNRSNGVLNAEYIKKLADQCPNFIGLKDGTGNMADLNDTIKTVGNRLSYIGGVPTAEIIAEAYLSIGVNTYSSAAFNFVPELANLFYKSLRQGDKATINLILNTFYIPLVRLRSKKSGYAVSLIKAGATIIGRSAGAVRAPLVMPSEQEVAALKLIIENGNALVS